A DNA window from Catenulispora sp. MAP5-51 contains the following coding sequences:
- a CDS encoding IclR family transcriptional regulator — MVQSVQRAVRVLRELAAGGPRLGVTELAERVGVAKPTVHALLRTLEGEGLVVQDSETGRYQLGPGLLLLGNAYLDTQELRARSLSWADTLATRADEAVWVAVLTGDHVFVVHHAFRPEGVVQILEVGASIPWSTCALGKAIVAFLPPDQRKSLLEGDLPALTGSSITDPEALARQLDEVGRTGHALENQESALGDAGIAAPVFDRNGVAGAIGVIGPVERVLDDSARQGHIVAVREVARQISRELGAGRGASRTARP; from the coding sequence ATGGTGCAGTCGGTGCAGCGTGCGGTGCGCGTTCTGCGGGAGCTCGCCGCCGGGGGCCCGCGGCTGGGCGTGACCGAGTTGGCCGAGCGGGTCGGCGTCGCCAAGCCGACCGTGCACGCCCTGCTGCGGACGCTGGAGGGCGAGGGGCTGGTGGTCCAGGACTCCGAGACCGGCCGGTACCAGCTGGGCCCGGGGTTGCTGCTGCTGGGCAACGCCTATCTGGACACCCAGGAATTGCGGGCGCGGTCGCTGAGCTGGGCCGACACCCTGGCCACCAGGGCCGATGAGGCCGTGTGGGTGGCGGTGCTGACCGGGGACCATGTCTTCGTCGTGCACCACGCGTTCCGGCCCGAGGGCGTCGTGCAGATCCTCGAGGTCGGCGCCAGCATCCCGTGGAGCACCTGCGCGCTGGGCAAGGCGATCGTCGCGTTCCTGCCCCCTGACCAGCGCAAATCCCTGCTCGAAGGCGACCTGCCGGCGCTGACCGGCTCCAGCATCACCGATCCGGAGGCGCTGGCGCGACAGCTGGACGAGGTCGGGCGGACCGGGCACGCGTTGGAGAACCAGGAGTCGGCCCTCGGCGACGCCGGGATCGCCGCACCGGTGTTCGACCGCAACGGCGTGGCCGGCGCGATCGGCGTCATCGGCCCGGTCGAGCGGGTTCTGGACGACAGCGCACGTCAGGGCCACATCGTCGCCGTCCGCGAGGTCGCCCGGCAGATCTCGCGGGAGCTCGGCGCGGGCCGCGGGGCCTCGCGGACCGCGCGTCCCTGA
- the dhaK gene encoding dihydroxyacetone kinase subunit DhaK, whose product MKKLINAPESVLSDALAGVAAAHPDLHVDAQARVITRAGGPSVGKVALISGGGSGHEPLHGGFVGPGMLHAACPGEVFTSPVPDQMVAAAQAVNGGAGVVFIVKNYTGDVMNFQMAAELAADDGIEVATVLVDDDVAVKDSTWTAGRRGTGATVFVEKIAGAFAEQGAGLGEVAELGRRVNAASRSFAVALTACTTPAAGKPGFELAEDEMEVGVGIHGEPGRSREKLEPASAIVARSLDAIFADQPLTAGDETIVMVNGLGGTPLIELYIAYAEVAKYFADKGVRIARNLVGNYITSLEMAGVSLTVCKADEQMLALWDAPVNTPALRWGA is encoded by the coding sequence ATGAAGAAGCTGATCAACGCTCCAGAATCCGTCCTGAGCGACGCCCTCGCCGGGGTCGCGGCAGCCCATCCGGATCTGCACGTGGACGCACAAGCCCGCGTCATCACCCGGGCCGGCGGGCCCTCGGTGGGCAAGGTGGCGCTGATCTCCGGTGGCGGTTCCGGTCATGAGCCCCTGCATGGCGGATTCGTCGGCCCGGGGATGTTGCATGCCGCGTGTCCGGGGGAGGTGTTCACCTCGCCGGTGCCGGATCAGATGGTGGCGGCGGCGCAGGCGGTGAACGGCGGTGCCGGGGTGGTGTTCATCGTGAAGAACTACACCGGCGATGTCATGAACTTCCAGATGGCTGCGGAGTTGGCCGCCGATGACGGTATCGAGGTGGCCACGGTTCTGGTCGATGACGATGTCGCGGTGAAGGACTCGACCTGGACGGCCGGTCGTCGCGGTACTGGTGCGACGGTGTTCGTGGAGAAGATCGCCGGGGCTTTTGCCGAGCAGGGTGCGGGCCTGGGCGAGGTTGCCGAGTTGGGTCGTCGGGTGAATGCGGCCTCGCGCAGTTTCGCGGTGGCGTTGACTGCGTGTACGACGCCTGCGGCGGGTAAGCCCGGGTTCGAGTTGGCCGAGGATGAGATGGAGGTCGGTGTCGGTATCCACGGCGAGCCCGGCCGCAGCCGGGAGAAGCTGGAGCCGGCCTCGGCGATCGTGGCCCGTTCCCTGGACGCCATCTTCGCCGATCAGCCGTTGACCGCCGGTGACGAGACCATCGTGATGGTCAACGGCCTTGGCGGCACCCCGCTCATCGAGCTGTACATCGCCTACGCCGAAGTCGCCAAGTACTTCGCGGACAAGGGCGTCCGCATCGCCCGCAACCTCGTCGGGAACTACATCACCAGCCTGGAGATGGCCGGCGTCTCGCTGACCGTGTGCAAGGCCGACGAGCAGATGCTTGCCTTGTGGGACGCGCCGGTGAACACCCCCGCCCTGCGCTGGGGCGCCTGA
- the dhaL gene encoding dihydroxyacetone kinase subunit DhaL: MDIHLTRAWVRAVAAAMDEHKDHLTQLDSAIGDADHGVNMQRGFTAVLAALDGYEAAGVGDVLVKTGTTLISNVGGAAGPLYGTFFRATGKQLTGPTADAEQLAAAFDAGLAGVQKLGAAVPGDKTMVDALVPALAAFGEAARAGEGEAAAAEKAAKAAETGMQDTIPLQARKGRASYLGARSVGHQDPGATSTALVLRALAEVLQS, from the coding sequence ATGGACATCCACCTGACCCGGGCCTGGGTGCGGGCAGTAGCCGCGGCGATGGATGAGCACAAAGACCACCTGACGCAGCTGGACTCGGCCATCGGCGACGCCGACCACGGCGTGAACATGCAGCGCGGCTTCACGGCGGTCCTGGCGGCGCTGGACGGCTACGAGGCGGCCGGCGTCGGCGACGTGCTCGTCAAGACCGGCACGACGCTGATCTCCAACGTCGGCGGCGCCGCCGGCCCGCTCTACGGCACCTTCTTCCGCGCCACCGGCAAGCAGCTCACCGGCCCGACCGCCGACGCCGAGCAGCTGGCCGCCGCCTTCGACGCCGGACTGGCCGGCGTGCAGAAGCTCGGCGCCGCCGTGCCCGGCGACAAGACCATGGTCGACGCCCTCGTCCCGGCGCTGGCCGCGTTCGGTGAGGCGGCGCGCGCCGGGGAGGGCGAGGCCGCGGCGGCCGAGAAGGCCGCGAAGGCCGCCGAGACCGGCATGCAGGACACGATCCCCTTGCAGGCCCGTAAGGGACGCGCGTCCTACCTCGGAGCCCGCAGCGTCGGGCACCAGGATCCCGGCGCCACCTCCACCGCGTTGGTCCTCCGAGCCCTCGCGGAGGTGCTCCAGTCGTGA
- a CDS encoding putative PEP-binding protein, which yields MTRSTYVGHLASAGTALGLLHHTDLPPVAPPGPGPGEPPAPDSAVAAGAGAASDPAPDPAPDPASSSAPAPDPVAEVTEAFDAVAEQLAGLSQTLRASGQTDMADIVEVDGYIALDGELRGAAVQQVRAGRSAPDAVVLAVHEYAALLANLDDPTLAERAADVRQVGRRVLAHLAGAKSAVPEGPVVLAAQEIGAADLLEYGDLVVAAVSAIGGPNSHASIIARSLGIPLILGIDAEVLNHPDGTEVLIDAERSTLTVNPEPGERTAAVAAMDAARRRREVLAAERDLPSQTLDGQAVALRANVATSVETKAANTAKADGVGLLRTELPFLDARSWPTAEQHAAVLRPILGKLAGQPVTVRTLDFADDKFPPFLAGQAVDGHLGRGLPHMLAEPHAFADQFRAILAAGEACDLRVMIPMVATVEELAACARILADVAAELDVAPPPIGAMIELPEAVEIADELAAAGAFFSIGSNDLTSQILGLDRRDPAVSPALAAHPRVLDAIARTVQAAHRRDIRVSVCGDAAAHPLVIPLLLGLGCDVLSVAPAALDETRVRVRRLDAQICADVAAEALACETLESVQRLVRRRCWPAMP from the coding sequence GTGACGCGGTCGACCTACGTCGGACACCTGGCTTCCGCCGGCACGGCTCTGGGCCTGCTGCACCACACGGATCTGCCGCCGGTCGCGCCGCCCGGTCCGGGCCCGGGCGAGCCCCCGGCGCCGGACTCGGCCGTGGCCGCGGGTGCGGGTGCGGCCTCGGACCCTGCTCCGGACCCTGCTCCGGACCCTGCCTCGTCCTCGGCCCCAGCCCCGGACCCGGTCGCAGAGGTCACCGAAGCCTTCGATGCGGTGGCCGAGCAGCTGGCCGGGCTCTCGCAGACGCTGCGCGCCTCCGGGCAGACCGACATGGCCGACATCGTCGAGGTCGACGGCTACATCGCGCTGGACGGCGAGCTGCGCGGCGCGGCCGTGCAGCAGGTGCGCGCCGGCCGGTCCGCGCCGGACGCCGTCGTCCTGGCCGTCCACGAGTACGCCGCGCTGCTCGCGAACCTGGACGACCCGACGCTGGCCGAACGCGCGGCCGACGTGCGCCAGGTCGGCCGCCGAGTCCTGGCCCACCTCGCCGGGGCGAAGTCGGCCGTCCCCGAGGGCCCGGTGGTGCTGGCCGCGCAGGAGATCGGCGCCGCGGACCTGCTGGAGTACGGCGATCTGGTCGTCGCCGCGGTCTCGGCGATCGGCGGCCCCAACTCCCACGCCTCGATCATCGCGCGCTCGCTGGGCATCCCGCTGATCCTGGGCATCGACGCGGAGGTCCTGAATCATCCGGACGGCACCGAGGTCCTCATCGACGCCGAACGCTCGACGCTCACAGTGAATCCCGAGCCGGGGGAGCGGACGGCGGCCGTCGCGGCGATGGACGCGGCGCGCCGGCGGCGCGAGGTCCTGGCGGCCGAGCGCGACCTGCCGTCACAGACCCTTGACGGCCAGGCGGTCGCGCTGCGCGCGAACGTCGCCACGTCGGTCGAGACCAAGGCCGCGAACACCGCGAAGGCCGACGGCGTCGGGCTGCTGCGGACCGAGCTGCCGTTCCTGGACGCGCGTTCCTGGCCCACGGCCGAGCAGCACGCCGCGGTGCTGCGGCCGATCCTCGGCAAGCTGGCCGGGCAGCCGGTGACCGTGCGCACGCTGGACTTCGCCGACGACAAGTTCCCGCCGTTCCTGGCCGGCCAGGCCGTGGACGGGCACCTGGGCCGGGGCCTGCCGCACATGCTCGCCGAGCCGCACGCGTTCGCGGATCAGTTCCGTGCGATCCTCGCCGCCGGGGAGGCGTGCGATCTGCGTGTCATGATCCCCATGGTGGCCACCGTCGAGGAACTCGCGGCCTGCGCGAGGATTCTGGCCGACGTCGCCGCGGAGCTGGACGTGGCGCCGCCGCCGATCGGCGCGATGATCGAGCTGCCCGAAGCCGTCGAGATCGCGGACGAACTGGCGGCGGCCGGTGCCTTCTTCTCCATCGGCAGCAACGACCTGACCAGCCAGATCCTGGGGCTGGACCGGCGCGATCCGGCGGTATCCCCGGCGCTGGCCGCGCACCCGCGCGTCCTCGACGCCATCGCCCGCACCGTGCAGGCCGCGCACCGGCGGGACATCCGGGTATCAGTGTGCGGCGATGCCGCGGCCCATCCCCTCGTCATCCCCCTCTTGCTCGGCCTGGGCTGCGACGTGCTGTCGGTGGCCCCCGCCGCGCTGGACGAGACGCGGGTCCGCGTCCGCCGCCTGGACGCGCAGATCTGTGCCGATGTCGCCGCCGAGGCACTGGCCTGCGAGACGCTGGAGAGCGTGCAGCGGTTGGTACGCCGGCGCTGCTGGCCGGCCATGCCCTGA
- a CDS encoding aldo/keto reductase, with the protein MTSKHPDPDPAPMAAFGLGLAAVGRPGYINLGREDDLPADRSVEAMRTRAHAVLDAAYAAGIRYFDAARSYGRAEEFLGEWLNAHPDIDDVAVGSKWGYTYTADWRVDAPVHEVKDHSIAVFSRQIAETRSLLGDRLNLYQIHSVTPDSQALTDQGLHRRLAALAAQGVRIGLSTSGPRQAEAIRAALRITIGGSRLFECVQATYNLLETSVGPALAEAHEAGWTVIVKEGLANGRLTDAHLTEQEQDDSALSEVAKTLSAGADAVALAAIAARPWVDVVLSGAATVAQVESNLTAADLRLAPDQLDRLAALAMPPEEYWTQRSQMAWS; encoded by the coding sequence ATGACGTCGAAGCACCCTGATCCCGATCCGGCCCCGATGGCGGCCTTCGGGCTAGGCCTGGCTGCCGTGGGGCGCCCCGGGTACATCAACCTCGGCCGCGAGGACGACCTGCCGGCCGACCGCTCGGTCGAGGCGATGCGTACTCGCGCGCACGCGGTGCTCGACGCGGCCTACGCGGCCGGGATCCGCTACTTCGACGCCGCTCGCTCCTATGGCCGCGCCGAGGAGTTCCTCGGCGAATGGCTGAATGCGCACCCTGACATCGACGACGTGGCCGTGGGCAGCAAGTGGGGCTACACGTACACCGCCGACTGGCGCGTCGACGCGCCGGTGCACGAGGTGAAGGACCACAGCATCGCGGTGTTCAGCCGGCAGATCGCCGAGACCCGGTCGCTGCTGGGCGATCGGCTGAACCTGTACCAGATCCACTCGGTCACCCCCGACAGTCAGGCTCTGACCGATCAGGGCCTGCACCGCCGGCTGGCCGCCTTGGCCGCGCAGGGCGTGCGGATCGGCCTGTCGACCAGCGGGCCGCGGCAGGCCGAGGCCATCCGGGCGGCGCTGCGGATCACGATCGGCGGCAGCCGCCTGTTCGAGTGCGTCCAGGCCACCTACAACCTGCTGGAGACGTCGGTCGGACCGGCGCTGGCCGAGGCCCACGAGGCCGGATGGACGGTCATCGTCAAGGAGGGGCTGGCCAACGGCCGGCTGACCGACGCCCATCTGACGGAGCAGGAGCAGGACGACTCGGCGCTGTCGGAGGTCGCGAAGACGTTGTCGGCCGGCGCCGATGCCGTCGCGCTCGCGGCGATCGCGGCCCGGCCCTGGGTCGACGTCGTGCTGTCGGGCGCCGCGACCGTGGCCCAGGTGGAGAGCAACCTGACCGCCGCGGATCTGCGCTTGGCGCCCGATCAGCTCGACCGACTCGCCGCGCTGGCGATGCCGCCGGAGGAGTACTGGACTCAGCGTTCTCAGATGGCGTGGAGCTGA
- a CDS encoding SHOCT domain-containing protein gives MGRNDPLPPGTSRIKGMDGSLALDGRDVVITHKSSAASGAGETRYPLEAIVGVALEKGPMFAGISLVIAGGAPPHDGPGNPLKVNDLDKAEASLFRDMVLRARDSLAEPNLAEQLRQLAELFTRGMLTPEEFGIAKAKALGTYLPADDPPQS, from the coding sequence ATGGGCAGGAACGATCCGCTGCCGCCCGGCACCAGCCGCATCAAGGGCATGGACGGCTCGCTGGCCCTCGACGGCCGAGACGTGGTCATCACGCACAAGTCGAGTGCCGCCTCGGGTGCCGGCGAGACCCGGTACCCGCTTGAGGCGATAGTGGGTGTGGCCCTGGAAAAAGGGCCCATGTTCGCGGGAATCAGCCTGGTGATCGCCGGCGGAGCGCCGCCGCACGACGGCCCTGGCAATCCGTTGAAGGTCAACGACCTCGACAAGGCGGAGGCGTCGTTGTTCCGGGACATGGTGCTCAGGGCCCGTGATTCCCTCGCCGAGCCGAACCTCGCCGAACAGCTCCGCCAGTTGGCGGAGCTGTTCACGCGAGGCATGTTGACGCCCGAGGAGTTCGGCATCGCCAAAGCCAAGGCCCTCGGTACCTACCTTCCGGCAGACGACCCACCGCAGTCGTAG
- a CDS encoding Gfo/Idh/MocA family oxidoreductase: MSAPENPLRVGLVGYGLAGRSFHAPLIATTPGLRLENVVTANPERRGQLSREYPQARPVDSVEQLLADPSALDLVVVASPNDTHSPTTRAALEAGLPVVVDKPLAPTAAEARELIELAEARGVMLTVFQNRRWDSDFRTSKHLIAEGKLGDVLRFESRFERWRPQIATGWRESADPAKAGGVLNDLGSHLVDQALTLFGPATGVYAEVDVRRPGAAVDDDAFIALTHASGVHSHLWMSAVTAQLGPRLRVLGNQGAYVVQGLDPQEAALRAGERPGPGWGEPAESEWGLLGTTADAHRYPSLPGDYPAFYAGVVAALRDGAPAPVDPRDALATLTVLEQARQSAAEGRTL, translated from the coding sequence ATGAGCGCTCCCGAGAACCCGCTGCGCGTCGGCCTCGTCGGTTACGGACTGGCCGGGCGTTCCTTCCACGCGCCTCTCATCGCCACCACACCCGGCCTGCGGCTGGAGAACGTGGTGACCGCCAACCCGGAGCGGCGCGGGCAGCTGAGCCGCGAGTACCCGCAGGCCCGCCCCGTCGACAGCGTCGAGCAGCTGCTCGCCGACCCCTCGGCGCTGGACCTGGTCGTCGTGGCCTCCCCCAACGACACGCACAGCCCGACCACGCGCGCCGCGCTGGAGGCCGGCCTGCCGGTCGTGGTCGACAAGCCGCTGGCGCCCACCGCCGCCGAGGCCCGCGAGCTGATCGAGCTCGCCGAGGCGCGCGGCGTGATGCTGACGGTGTTCCAGAACCGGCGCTGGGACAGCGATTTCCGGACCTCGAAGCACCTGATCGCCGAGGGGAAGCTCGGCGACGTGCTCCGCTTCGAGTCGCGGTTCGAGCGCTGGCGCCCGCAGATCGCCACCGGCTGGCGCGAATCCGCCGACCCGGCGAAGGCCGGCGGCGTCCTGAACGACCTGGGCAGCCATCTGGTCGACCAGGCCCTGACCCTGTTCGGCCCGGCCACCGGCGTCTACGCCGAGGTCGACGTCCGCCGCCCCGGCGCCGCGGTCGACGACGACGCCTTCATCGCGCTGACCCACGCCTCCGGCGTCCACTCGCATCTGTGGATGAGCGCCGTAACCGCCCAACTCGGCCCGCGGCTGCGCGTCCTCGGCAATCAGGGTGCGTACGTGGTCCAGGGCCTGGACCCCCAGGAGGCGGCACTGCGAGCCGGCGAGCGCCCCGGCCCCGGCTGGGGCGAGCCGGCCGAGAGCGAGTGGGGCCTGCTCGGCACGACCGCGGACGCGCACCGGTACCCGTCGCTGCCCGGCGACTACCCCGCTTTCTACGCGGGCGTCGTCGCGGCGCTGCGGGACGGTGCACCGGCTCCCGTCGATCCCCGCGACGCGCTGGCCACGCTCACCGTTCTAGAGCAGGCCCGGCAGTCCGCCGCGGAAGGCAGGACCCTGTAA
- a CDS encoding ROK family protein, producing the protein MGRMERRQAGTNLTGLRDHNTALVLGLLRAAGSEAGTGPGAGAEGGAEGGSRVQLAAQTGLTPQAISKITARLLAEGLIEEVGRSASTGGKPRTLLALRPEAGCAVGVELDRRSGTILLVDLAGRTLARRSLPFGLDGGQPERVAGELAERVRGVLAAASRGARILGVGIGCRGPLDHQTGVLHRPAGLPAWDGFPLRDLMDALLDVPTVLLDKDTNTAALAAPAPGSTAYLHLADGLGAGMLLNGALYRGARTNAGEFGHQIVQPGGPVCTCGARGCLEALCLAALAEDDPRTAARWLGLGAANLVRLLDIDRILLGGHRIFAAPDVYLRTVVDQIAEHLPDPAWQNVQVSLTPVGKDAVAAGAAQLVLDTMFAMPAMPATQISPLSQVAEG; encoded by the coding sequence ATGGGACGCATGGAGCGACGGCAGGCCGGGACCAACCTCACGGGGTTGCGGGACCACAACACCGCCTTGGTGCTGGGCCTGCTCCGCGCCGCCGGCAGCGAAGCCGGGACCGGGCCCGGGGCCGGGGCCGAGGGCGGGGCCGAGGGCGGCAGCCGCGTCCAGCTCGCCGCCCAGACCGGCCTCACCCCGCAGGCGATCAGCAAGATCACCGCCCGGCTGCTGGCCGAGGGCCTGATCGAGGAGGTGGGGCGCAGCGCTTCGACCGGCGGCAAGCCGCGCACGCTGCTGGCCCTGCGCCCCGAGGCCGGCTGTGCCGTCGGCGTGGAGCTGGACCGGCGCAGCGGCACGATCCTGCTCGTGGACTTGGCCGGGCGGACGCTGGCGCGGCGGTCCCTGCCGTTCGGGCTGGACGGCGGGCAGCCCGAGCGGGTGGCCGGCGAACTCGCCGAGCGGGTGCGCGGCGTCCTCGCCGCGGCTTCGCGGGGGGCCCGGATCCTCGGCGTCGGCATCGGCTGCCGCGGGCCGCTCGATCACCAGACCGGGGTGCTGCACCGTCCTGCCGGGCTGCCGGCCTGGGACGGATTCCCGTTGCGGGACCTCATGGACGCGCTGCTGGACGTGCCGACCGTGCTGCTCGACAAGGACACCAACACCGCCGCGCTGGCCGCCCCGGCCCCCGGCAGCACCGCGTACCTGCACCTCGCCGACGGCCTCGGCGCCGGAATGCTGCTCAACGGCGCGCTCTACCGTGGCGCGCGGACCAACGCCGGGGAGTTCGGCCACCAGATCGTCCAGCCCGGCGGGCCGGTCTGCACCTGCGGCGCGCGAGGCTGCCTGGAGGCGCTGTGCCTGGCCGCGCTCGCCGAGGACGATCCGCGGACGGCGGCGCGCTGGCTCGGCCTGGGTGCGGCGAACCTCGTCCGGTTGCTCGACATCGACCGGATTCTCCTTGGCGGGCACCGGATCTTCGCCGCCCCGGACGTCTATCTGCGCACGGTCGTCGACCAGATCGCCGAGCACCTGCCTGATCCGGCCTGGCAGAACGTGCAGGTGTCGCTGACCCCCGTCGGAAAGGACGCGGTCGCGGCCGGCGCGGCGCAGCTTGTCCTGGACACCATGTTCGCGATGCCCGCGATGCCCGCGACGCAAATCAGCCCCCTGTCACAGGTGGCAGAGGGCTGA
- a CDS encoding dihydrofolate reductase family protein translates to MRTLISTAFISLDGVVEGPGGEPGYRNSGWTFKDVEFVPEAYALKGTEQEESTAILMGRASYEAFSPVWPDMKEFSLYKDMPKYVVSTTLTEADLVDNWGPTTILRSLDEVAALKETEGGPIIVHGSASLNQALSDAGLIDRYHLLVFPLLLGAGKRLFSSTDKDAQKLKLVESQTYSNGIQKNVFDVVR, encoded by the coding sequence ATGCGTACCCTGATCAGCACCGCGTTCATCTCGCTCGACGGCGTCGTCGAGGGCCCCGGCGGCGAGCCCGGCTACCGGAACTCCGGCTGGACCTTCAAGGACGTCGAGTTCGTCCCCGAGGCCTACGCCCTCAAGGGCACCGAGCAGGAGGAGTCCACGGCCATCCTGATGGGCCGGGCCAGCTATGAGGCCTTCAGCCCGGTGTGGCCGGACATGAAGGAGTTCTCGCTGTACAAGGACATGCCGAAATACGTCGTGTCGACCACCCTGACCGAGGCGGACCTGGTCGACAACTGGGGCCCGACCACGATCCTGCGCTCCCTGGACGAGGTCGCCGCGCTGAAGGAGACCGAGGGCGGCCCGATCATCGTCCACGGCAGCGCCTCCCTGAACCAGGCCCTGTCCGACGCGGGCCTGATCGACCGCTACCACCTGCTCGTCTTCCCGCTGCTGCTCGGCGCCGGCAAGCGTCTGTTCAGCAGCACGGACAAGGACGCGCAGAAGCTGAAGCTGGTCGAGAGCCAGACCTACAGCAACGGCATCCAGAAGAACGTCTTCGACGTCGTCCGCTGA
- a CDS encoding SRPBCC domain-containing protein — protein MTHPFEIELETTLPATPEQVWEAIATGPGVDSWFMGRNEIEPREGGTASMDTGGHREQALVTAYDPGKRLATRTAPGPDGRFMAFEYLLEGREGGSTVLRVVHSGLLGDDWENEYDALRRGWPFHLNTLREYLAHFPGRTAVPVFGMAPAAGRTPEDVQALLADALSLTAPVAVGARAEGGPVALPLVDGEVVWADGERFGVRTADALYTFHHGSGLALMFHHLFAPPAGPAEAETEAAAEQAWQQWLTHAIHTDTSDTTDTSNN, from the coding sequence ATGACGCACCCCTTCGAGATCGAGCTCGAGACCACGCTGCCGGCCACGCCCGAGCAGGTCTGGGAGGCGATCGCCACCGGACCGGGGGTCGACTCCTGGTTCATGGGACGCAACGAGATCGAGCCGCGCGAAGGCGGCACCGCCTCCATGGACACCGGCGGCCACCGGGAGCAGGCCCTGGTCACCGCCTACGACCCCGGCAAGCGCCTGGCCACCCGCACCGCCCCCGGGCCCGACGGCCGCTTCATGGCCTTCGAGTACCTCCTGGAAGGCCGCGAGGGCGGGAGCACCGTGCTGCGCGTCGTGCACAGCGGCCTGCTCGGCGACGACTGGGAGAACGAGTACGACGCCCTGCGCCGCGGCTGGCCCTTCCACCTGAACACGCTGCGCGAGTATCTGGCGCACTTTCCCGGCCGCACCGCGGTCCCGGTCTTCGGCATGGCGCCAGCGGCCGGCCGCACGCCCGAGGACGTGCAGGCCTTGCTGGCCGACGCGCTGTCACTGACCGCGCCCGTCGCCGTCGGCGCCCGCGCCGAAGGCGGACCGGTCGCACTGCCCCTGGTGGACGGCGAGGTGGTCTGGGCCGACGGCGAACGCTTCGGCGTCCGCACCGCCGACGCGCTCTACACCTTCCATCACGGCTCGGGCCTGGCGCTGATGTTCCACCACCTGTTCGCGCCGCCGGCCGGCCCGGCAGAGGCAGAAACAGAAGCAGCGGCCGAGCAGGCCTGGCAGCAGTGGCTCACCCACGCCATCCACACCGACACCAGCGACACCACCGACACCAGCAATAACTGA
- a CDS encoding ArsR/SmtB family transcription factor encodes MLDVAVIASPAAAEASLDPIRSGILAALAEPGSAAMLAARLGLPRQKVNYHLKELERHGLVELVEERRKGNVTERVYGATAASYVISPGALGAVSPDPDRAPDRLSARWLLALGSRLIQEVGTLLSGSARAGKPVATYGMDARVRFASAADRAAFAEELTQAVSALVSRYHDEQAGGGREYRLVVGLHPIPTATAAPPEPTTTQPESAAGQEDPR; translated from the coding sequence ATGCTCGACGTCGCCGTCATCGCCTCCCCCGCCGCGGCCGAGGCCTCGCTGGACCCCATCCGGTCCGGCATCCTCGCCGCCCTGGCCGAGCCCGGCTCGGCCGCCATGCTGGCCGCGCGCCTGGGCCTGCCGCGCCAGAAGGTCAACTACCACCTGAAGGAGCTCGAGCGGCACGGCCTGGTAGAGCTCGTCGAGGAGCGCCGCAAGGGCAACGTCACCGAGCGCGTCTACGGGGCCACCGCCGCCTCCTACGTGATCTCGCCCGGCGCGCTGGGCGCCGTGAGCCCGGATCCGGACCGGGCACCGGACCGGCTGTCCGCGCGGTGGCTGCTGGCGCTGGGCTCGCGGCTGATCCAGGAGGTCGGCACGCTGCTCAGCGGGTCGGCGCGGGCCGGGAAGCCGGTCGCCACCTACGGGATGGACGCGCGGGTGCGCTTCGCCTCCGCGGCCGACCGGGCGGCGTTCGCCGAGGAGCTGACCCAGGCCGTGTCCGCGCTGGTCAGCCGCTACCACGACGAGCAGGCCGGCGGAGGGCGGGAGTACCGGCTGGTCGTCGGGCTCCATCCCATACCCACCGCCACCGCCGCCCCGCCCGAACCCACCACCACCCAGCCCGAATCCGCCGCAGGACAGGAGGATCCGCGATGA